The following proteins are co-located in the Flectobacillus major DSM 103 genome:
- the pyrE gene encoding orotate phosphoribosyltransferase, with translation MTQATLAQDVASMLLEVKAVRLSPDKPFKWASGWNSPIYCDNRITLSYPKVRTAIKNGLAAAVKAYWPETEIIAGVATAGIAQGALVADWLDLPFCYVRPEPKKHGMGNQIEGEIKKGQKVVLIEDLVSTGGSSLKAAEALREAGADVLGMVAIFSYGFSVATENFGAKGLKFYTLSDYETLLEEAVKKKYVSESQLITLQEWRHDPATWGV, from the coding sequence ATGACACAAGCAACTCTTGCACAAGATGTAGCCTCTATGCTACTAGAAGTAAAAGCCGTACGATTAAGCCCCGACAAGCCATTTAAGTGGGCTTCTGGCTGGAATTCTCCCATTTATTGTGACAACCGTATCACATTATCTTATCCAAAAGTACGTACTGCTATCAAAAACGGATTGGCTGCGGCTGTAAAAGCTTACTGGCCCGAAACCGAAATTATTGCAGGGGTAGCTACAGCGGGTATTGCACAAGGGGCATTGGTTGCTGATTGGCTTGACCTGCCTTTCTGTTATGTTCGTCCTGAGCCTAAAAAACATGGTATGGGCAATCAGATTGAGGGTGAAATTAAAAAAGGCCAAAAAGTAGTACTTATCGAAGACTTGGTATCGACAGGCGGAAGCTCACTGAAAGCTGCTGAGGCTCTTCGCGAGGCTGGTGCAGATGTATTGGGTATGGTAGCTATTTTTTCTTATGGGTTTTCGGTAGCCACCGAAAACTTTGGAGCAAAAGGCTTGAAATTCTATACTTTGAGCGACTACGAAACCTTGTTGGAAGAAGCTGTAAAGAAAAAATATGTTTCTGAAAGCCAACTGATTACTCTACAAGAATGGCGTCATGACCCTGCTACTTGGGGTGTATAA
- a CDS encoding LytR/AlgR family response regulator transcription factor: protein MKTDNVKILIIEDDIPIDSKLIDFLENEQCQIIACTNQISKAMDLFRNNQVDVLLCDITNEQERKGMLICEQLLQLKKIPLIYLVESSNKDTLKAALRTLPSAYFTKPFLYDNLGIAIHLAAYNNQMRHKKLPINALEIEKDKIGRECILQIDDYIFIKQHYQFVKVRLVDILYLESNNSYTIIVTTQRKFVVRLTMNTILERIPYEKLVRVHRSYAIHLDKVESFTEQELMIDNVAIPLSRNYKDEFLKQFTFR from the coding sequence ATGAAAACAGATAATGTCAAAATCCTTATTATAGAAGATGACATTCCTATCGACTCTAAACTAATAGATTTTTTAGAAAATGAACAATGCCAAATTATTGCTTGTACCAATCAAATCAGCAAGGCAATGGATTTATTTCGGAATAATCAGGTAGATGTGCTATTATGTGATATTACCAATGAACAAGAGAGAAAAGGAATGCTGATTTGCGAACAATTGCTACAACTGAAGAAAATCCCATTGATTTATTTGGTCGAAAGCTCTAATAAAGATACCCTCAAAGCGGCTCTTAGAACATTACCATCGGCCTATTTTACCAAACCTTTTTTGTATGACAACCTCGGTATTGCTATTCATTTGGCTGCGTACAATAACCAAATGCGACATAAAAAGTTGCCTATAAATGCTTTAGAAATAGAAAAAGACAAAATAGGGCGTGAATGTATTTTACAAATAGACGATTATATCTTTATCAAACAACATTATCAATTTGTAAAAGTGCGTTTGGTAGATATTCTTTATTTAGAATCCAACAATAGTTATACTATTATTGTAACAACCCAACGAAAATTTGTAGTTAGGCTTACTATGAATACTATTTTAGAACGCATTCCTTACGAAAAACTGGTAAGGGTACATCGTTCGTATGCGATTCATTTAGATAAAGTAGAATCATTTACCGAACAAGAGCTCATGATAGACAACGTAGCTATACCACTAAGTCGTAATTATAAAGACGAGTTTTTGAAGCAGTTTACTTTTCGCTAA
- a CDS encoding histidine kinase dimerization/phosphoacceptor domain -containing protein yields the protein MKYKLEVIASNGYLLGYWKTIIKYFKGFDMRKLSIFLGGLLWCLGGLAQNYDSLNTALASISSDREKVETILNYYDQHEKKHDYVNSVRLLNEALNISEKKHLKSLEASAYYKLGTLEANEEKHADALKYLQKALSFFEEQNDRLMMGRTLIKIGNVYDRQETLDEATKIYNQAKELGSKYRIPEILGYAYNSLGIIADKQGKSHLALDYGLKALPLLKKANLNEEYISGLINVGVHYKNLHQYNNAIEQYRKALSSIGPDDTFSQSAIYINMAWALLGKKDFDKGIESALTGIQLANNIKERKYFQADAYDVLSRLYENQGDFEKSLQAHKKQTALNDSIRNEDVSQRIAELQTKYENDKKEHQISNLYQENQIKMVFLVVAAILIGILVFFGLVSFKQKRLIEQKNDLLIVQNAKIQEQADKLKLMMKELHHRVKNNLSIVSSLLNLQTYGLKDDNAIRAVQTGQRRVEAMSLIHQKLYQTEHITTINMREYIVDLVENIMDSYGYDRDNFTLNLEVVQEEVDVDLGIPLGLILNELITNAFKYAYQGIQKPSLSISFKVGDGITLNVADNGIGIDLAKWNQKGVSFGKQLIVSLSKQVSGTYHIHNQNGTIFTLYIPKDQLKIAS from the coding sequence TTGAAATACAAGCTTGAGGTTATAGCAAGTAATGGGTACTTGTTGGGCTATTGGAAAACGATTATTAAGTATTTTAAGGGTTTTGATATGAGAAAGTTAAGTATATTTTTAGGGGGCCTATTGTGGTGCTTGGGCGGGCTAGCCCAAAATTATGATAGCTTAAATACAGCATTGGCTAGCATTTCTTCTGATAGGGAAAAAGTAGAAACAATACTAAACTACTATGACCAACACGAGAAAAAACATGATTATGTTAATAGTGTAAGGCTGCTAAATGAAGCCTTGAATATAAGTGAAAAAAAGCACTTGAAAAGTTTAGAAGCATCTGCCTATTATAAGTTAGGTACACTCGAAGCCAACGAAGAAAAACATGCCGATGCCCTAAAATATTTACAAAAAGCTTTGTCATTTTTTGAGGAACAGAACGACCGCCTCATGATGGGGCGTACACTGATTAAAATCGGAAATGTGTACGACCGACAGGAAACCCTCGATGAAGCCACTAAAATATATAACCAAGCCAAAGAATTGGGTAGCAAATACAGAATTCCCGAAATCTTGGGGTATGCGTATAATAGTTTGGGAATTATTGCCGACAAACAAGGCAAATCGCATTTGGCACTCGACTATGGGCTGAAGGCGTTACCCTTATTGAAAAAGGCAAATTTAAACGAAGAATATATCAGTGGTTTGATAAATGTAGGAGTACACTATAAAAACCTTCATCAATACAACAATGCCATTGAACAATACCGCAAAGCATTATCCAGTATAGGCCCAGATGATACCTTTTCTCAATCGGCTATATATATCAATATGGCTTGGGCTTTGCTAGGTAAAAAAGATTTCGACAAAGGGATTGAATCGGCACTAACAGGTATTCAATTGGCCAATAATATTAAAGAACGCAAATACTTTCAGGCCGATGCTTATGATGTATTGTCGAGATTGTACGAAAATCAGGGGGATTTTGAAAAATCGTTGCAAGCCCATAAAAAACAAACAGCCTTGAACGACAGTATTCGCAATGAGGATGTTTCGCAACGTATTGCCGAATTACAAACCAAATATGAAAACGATAAAAAAGAACACCAAATTTCTAACCTTTACCAAGAAAACCAAATAAAAATGGTTTTCTTAGTAGTAGCCGCTATTTTGATTGGTATTTTGGTCTTTTTTGGATTGGTATCTTTCAAGCAAAAAAGGCTAATTGAGCAAAAAAACGACTTACTTATAGTACAAAACGCCAAAATTCAGGAACAAGCCGACAAATTAAAGCTGATGATGAAGGAGTTACATCATCGAGTAAAAAATAATTTGTCGATTGTATCGAGTCTGCTCAACTTACAAACATACGGACTAAAAGATGACAATGCCATCAGGGCTGTACAAACTGGACAAAGAAGGGTAGAAGCCATGTCGCTAATTCACCAGAAACTATACCAAACCGAACATATTACCACTATCAATATGCGAGAATATATCGTTGATTTGGTAGAAAATATCATGGATTCCTATGGCTACGACCGTGACAATTTTACCCTCAACCTAGAGGTAGTACAGGAAGAAGTAGACGTAGATTTGGGAATACCCTTGGGGCTGATTCTTAATGAGCTAATTACCAATGCCTTTAAATATGCTTATCAGGGTATTCAAAAACCAAGCTTGAGCATTAGCTTCAAAGTTGGCGATGGCATTACACTAAATGTTGCCGATAATGGTATTGGAATTGACCTAGCCAAATGGAATCAAAAGGGGGTATCTTTTGGCAAACAGTTGATCGTTTCGTTGAGCAAGCAGGTTTCGGGTACATACCATATCCATAACCAGAATGGCACAATTTTTACGCTATATATTCCAAAAGACCAATTGAAAATTGCCTCATAA
- the dprA gene encoding DNA-processing protein DprA yields MMSSEKIAQVALSLVPKIGDVLVKQLISYCGSAEQVFKTPKAKLLKIPNIGETLAQNIQAKAIFEKATRIVEQAQKEQVDIIFYTDEQYPNRLKTLYDAPAILYFKGKCSLNTPRTIAIVGTRQITEYGRHITEQIVGDLAQHNILCISGLAFGVDIVAHKACLKYQIPTLGIMANGINKVYPLQHKSTALQMLETGGVLSEHPFGVEPEPPYFPRRNRIIAGMSDATIVVEAAIKGGALITAEFANNYHRDVFAVPGQIGKSFSEGCNKLIRNNKAQIYTQVNDIVEALNWDLASPNTSLQIPIPDFSGLSTDESQVMALLHKNGTMHIDELSWQSQIFMAKLSSILLSLEFQGYIKSLPGKKYSVT; encoded by the coding sequence ATGATGTCCTCAGAAAAAATTGCCCAAGTGGCCTTATCGTTAGTTCCTAAAATTGGCGATGTTCTTGTTAAACAACTCATTAGCTATTGTGGCTCGGCCGAGCAGGTATTCAAAACACCCAAGGCAAAGCTCTTGAAGATTCCAAATATAGGCGAAACCCTCGCTCAAAATATCCAAGCTAAAGCCATTTTTGAAAAAGCAACTCGTATTGTAGAACAGGCTCAAAAAGAGCAAGTTGATATTATATTTTATACAGACGAGCAATATCCAAACCGCCTCAAAACTTTGTACGATGCTCCTGCTATTCTGTATTTTAAAGGCAAATGTTCATTGAATACTCCCAGAACAATTGCTATAGTAGGCACTCGACAAATTACCGAGTACGGCAGGCATATTACCGAACAAATCGTTGGAGATTTGGCACAACACAATATCCTTTGTATTAGTGGGCTAGCCTTTGGGGTTGATATTGTGGCTCATAAAGCTTGCCTAAAATACCAGATTCCGACTTTGGGTATTATGGCCAATGGCATCAATAAAGTGTATCCTTTACAGCATAAATCTACCGCTTTACAAATGCTAGAAACAGGGGGTGTTTTGTCGGAACATCCGTTTGGAGTAGAGCCAGAGCCTCCTTATTTTCCTAGAAGAAATAGAATTATTGCGGGAATGTCGGATGCCACCATTGTGGTAGAGGCCGCCATAAAGGGAGGTGCATTAATTACGGCTGAATTTGCTAATAATTATCATCGAGATGTTTTTGCAGTGCCTGGCCAAATCGGGAAATCCTTTTCGGAAGGTTGTAATAAGTTGATTAGAAATAATAAAGCCCAGATTTATACGCAGGTCAATGATATAGTAGAAGCCCTAAATTGGGATTTGGCTAGCCCCAATACCTCGCTACAAATTCCTATTCCCGACTTTTCGGGCTTGTCTACCGACGAAAGCCAAGTAATGGCATTGCTCCACAAAAATGGCACAATGCACATTGACGAACTAAGCTGGCAATCACAAATATTTATGGCAAAGCTTTCTTCTATTTTATTAAGTTTAGAATTTCAGGGCTATATCAAATCACTCCCTGGCAAAAAATATAGCGTTACTTAG